The segment CACACAAATGTACTGAATTTGAGGTACAGCAGCCATAATGGCCCCCAGTCTCTCAAAATCCCCATCACTCGTCCCCGTGCTGACGGCTACACTCTggagaaggaaagaaagaaagaaagaaagaaagaaagaaagaaagaaagaaagaaagaaagaaagaaagaaagaaagaaagaaagaaagaaagaaagaaagaaagagtctAAGCCAGATCATCTTAATATCAACAATCTAGAGAACCAGAGACTAGATTATAAAATCTAGCAAAGATGCAGCTCACCTGTATGCATTCTGGGTGCTTGGCTGCAAACTCCTTCCAGTCATCCACACAGTAATGCTTATGGATGGCTGTAAACAGActaaactacaaaataaagcaCACAAATGAATGACTACAACAAATAATATACAATGTATGTATAAGCACCTGCAgtctgttaaagggttagttcacccaaaaatgaaaataatgtaatttattattcaccctcatgccgttccacacccataagatctttgtttatcttcagaacacaaattaagatatttttgttgaaatccgatggctcagtgaggcctgcatagggagcaatgacatttcctctctcaagatccattaatgtactaaaacatatttaaatcagttcatgtgagtacagtggttcaatattaatattataaagtgacgagaatatttttggtgcaccaaaaaaacaaaataacgacttatttagtgatggccgatttcaaaacgctgcttcaggaagaatcaattatgaatcttttgtgtcgaatcatgattcagatcgtgtgtcaaacagccaaactgctgaaatcatgtgactttggcgctccgaactgctgattcaacacactgattcatttatgctccgaagcttcctgaagcagtgttttgaaatcggccatcactatataagtcgttattttggagTTTTTTTGGctctccaaaaatattctcgtcactttataatattaatattgaaccactgtactcacatgaactgatttaaatatgtttttagtacctttatggttcttgagagaggaaatgtcattgctccctatgcaggcctcactgagccatcggatttcaacaaaaatatcttaatttgtgttctgaagatgaacaaagatcttatgggtgtggaacggcatgagggtgagtaataaattacattattttcatttttgggtgaactaaccctttaaacaaacaaaagggTATAAAAAATTCAGTGTATGCTCTGCATTTATCAGATTCTCACACATATCAGCACTTGGGAGATCCTGAGAAGTCATAGGTCAAAGTACCAAAGTAACTAAATTCTAGCTATCAACACTTCTCAAGTGAAAAAATAAGAGTTCATTCATACCTGATGTAAGGCTAAAGCCATTTCAAAAGTCCCCACCGTGTCCATGTTGGCGGCAATGATGGGAATCCCATGGTAACTGCCCTTCGAGTTTCTGAAAGTGAAACTGCGCATGAGATCCACCTGAAACAGAAGAGAGCCAGAAGAGAACCCAAAATGTAGTTGACATTGCATTGCATGTGTGATTGCAATGAAACTTTAAATAAACCAAGGCCAGATCAAACATAATACTCTGTATGTCACCTACAATGCAACTGAAAATGTATCAAGAATGACTAACCTCACTGCGAGATTTGAGAGTGCTTCTTTTGGGTCGAAGCAACACGTCCTTGAAGTCCAGCTTGATATCATTTTCAATACGTGGCATGGCTGCTAAAGAGGATAGCCTTGAGACTGTATCTCACTGTCTGTAAAAACACAAgacaagagaaagaaaaacattccCACTTTAGTTATGGGAGCTGCAGGGGTTGAGGAAGGAAGGGGAGGGTGATACAGTGTGAGTTTTTACTACTTtactattcttttttttttaaaatataaatctatGTTTAAACTCTTTGTAATACCAAATAGTTATTCCATTTCAGATATGAGAGTTAACCAGTGCGTCATAAAATGATCTAACAAAATGACCCTTAATTACATCACATCTGGTTATGTGTTCTGCACATGTCTTAGCTGTCAGACAACCCTAGCATAAAAGCATAATTTTCTGTCATCGTGACACTAATGTTTTTGCCGTCCATTAGTAACAAATATAAATCCGTCCTTATCCATATACTTTATTTACCAAATAAAACATTATCCTACCTATAAATGGAGATGTGCACCTCCTTGAAGAGATGTATGAGAGAGAATGAAACGGTTTCCGGTTGAAGGCGGTCATTTTAGGAGGGCGGATGTTTTACGCATGTAGTCTCCGTGCTGACGGCTCCCGCGTGAATTCAAGTTCAAACATTCCGCGAAAAACTACAAAAAACGTTTGCTTACTGTCGCAAATATGGCGtaaattgtatgttttttttccgGGTACGCAGTTTGGATTCAACTGAAATACTGTTTTATTTAGTGTTAGTTCAGTAagatatgtatatttaaataataaattctaAAACAATTAGTTAATTTTATAAATTCTAAATCGTCGAATGCTGTTATTCTCCTCATAGCGCCTCGGAACTTTTCCTACTTAGACTAGAATGGTAGGAATTATTTTTCAGTGGCACAGGAACTTCGAGTACGGTGGACAAATTGTGGAAATAAACTGATTAGAGAAATCTCAAATTATTCCACCGTCAGTTAATTATATTTGCATTTAATTATATTTCCAATTTTTCTGCATGTATTTCTAGAACAGGAGAAGCCACAATGCTAATTAAAGTCAAGGTAAGGAATGAACGAAGAATAATGAATTTCATTCAGTACACTTCTTGTCCAGTTCGCCACTAACGTTAGctagtttaattatttttttaaatataccaagGCATTGCGAACCAGACAAAcggtaatttaaaaaaatgtacattagTCCCATCAAAGGGAAATCTCTAAATAACTAACGTTAATCGtatgcattgtttttaaagaCGCTCACTGGCAAAGAAATCGAGATTGACATCGAGCCCACAGACAAGGTAGAGTCTAACATTCACATTGATTTACAGCAAATGTTAAAAGATGAAGCTCTGTGTCAGTCATTCATAGATTACATTGTTGACAATAAAGACCATTTGATTTGATGTGTATTCATTTAATCCTATTCAGGTGGAAAGAATAAAAGAGAGAGTGGAGGAGAAAGAGGGAATCCCACCCCAGCAACAGAGACTCATCTACAGTGGAAAACAGATGTAAGGCATTTTACTTACACTATTATCCTGCTCTGGTacatttgtgtatttttattctaAACCCTCCATTTTCTTCCATCTCAGGAATGATGAGAAAACGGCA is part of the Chanodichthys erythropterus isolate Z2021 chromosome 11, ASM2448905v1, whole genome shotgun sequence genome and harbors:
- the nedd8 gene encoding NEDD8 isoform X1, yielding MVGIIFQWHRNFETGEATMLIKVKTLTGKEIEIDIEPTDKVERIKERVEEKEGIPPQQQRLIYSGKQMNDEKTAADYKIQGGSVLHLVLALRGGRLHQHLRSLLLTM
- the nedd8 gene encoding NEDD8 isoform X2, coding for MLIKVKTLTGKEIEIDIEPTDKVERIKERVEEKEGIPPQQQRLIYSGKQMNDEKTAADYKIQGGSVLHLVLALRGGRLHQHLRSLLLTM